In one Myxocyprinus asiaticus isolate MX2 ecotype Aquarium Trade chromosome 29, UBuf_Myxa_2, whole genome shotgun sequence genomic region, the following are encoded:
- the LOC127419625 gene encoding cAMP-dependent protein kinase inhibitor gamma-like isoform X2: MMADVEASYSEFINCDRTGRRNAVPDIKGDGVVAGTSELTKDMAQMDLKATEGDASGSPTPEAESSGNQDNPGNEGPS; encoded by the exons ATGATGGCAGACGTTGAGGCGTCATACTCTGAGTTTATAAACTGTGATCGTACGGGTCGCAGGAACGCAGTGCCAGACATTAAAGGAGACGGGGTAGTGGCGGGGACCAGTGAACTTACCAAAGACATGGCTCAGATGGACCTGAAAGCCACTG AGGGAGATGCCTCCGGATCTCCAACCCCTGAAGCGGAGTCATCTGGAAACCAGGACAATCCGGGGAACGAAGGACCGTCATAA
- the LOC127419614 gene encoding adenosine deaminase-like isoform X1 translates to MAEHCGNNGKPAFDKPKVELHVHLDGAIRIETVIDVAKRRGITLPKSTVAEMRDLCTLKEPSTLTDFLGKFEHYMHAIAGDREAIKRIAYEFVETKATEGVIYVEARYSPHFLANKGVDPLPWGQKEGDITPEDVVRLVNEGFSEGEKAFKTKARSILCCMRDMPNWSMEVVELCKKYSNDGVVAIDLAGDESKDCEACPGHKKAFEKAVTYAVHRTVHAGEVGPPSVVREAVDVLKAERIGHGYHTLEDEALYKRLLKEDMHFEMCPVSSRLTGACSPDFKKHPLIRFREDKANYSLNTDDPMILNSTLNSDYLVALKDMGFTEEEFKRLNINAAKSCFLPAKEKEELVNQLYEAYGMLNSTSF, encoded by the exons ATGGCTGAACATTGCGGAAACAATGGAAAACCAGCTTTTGATAAACCTAAG GTTGAGCTACACGTGCATCTTGACGGCGCTATCCGTATAGAGACTGTTATAGATGTTGCAAA GAGGCGAGGAATCACTCTTCCTAAAAGCACTGTGGCTGAAATGAGAGACCTGTGCACACTTAAAGAGCCATCCACACTCACAGATTTCCTTGGCAAGTTTGAGCACTACATGCATGCCATTGC AGGAGACAGAGAGGCCATCAAGAGGATAGCTTATGAGTTTGTAGAGACAAAGGCCACAGAGGGAGTGATCTATGTTGAAGCGCGATACAGCCCTCACTTTCTGGCCAACAAGGGAGTGGATCCTCTACCATGGGGCCAAAAAGA AGGGGACATCACGCCAGAGGATGTGGTGCGCCTGGTGAATGAGGGCTTTAGCGAGGGGGAAAAGGCCTTCAAAACCAAAGCCAGGTCCATTCTGTGCTGCATGCGTGACATGCCAA ATTGGTCTATGGAAGTGGTCGAGCTATGTAAGAAGTATAGTAATGATGGAGTCGTGGCTATAGATCTAGCTGGAGATGAATCCAAGGACTGTGAGGCATGTCCAGGACACAAGAAAGCATTTGAG AAAGCAGTCACATATGCAGTCCACAGAACAGTGCATGCGGGGGAAGTGGGCCCACCCTCTGTTGTGAGAGAG GCTGTAGACGTTCTAAAAGCAGAACGCATTGGCCACGGCTACCACACGCTTGAAGATGAAGCACTGTACAAACGACTGCTTAAAGAAGACATGCATTTTGAG ATGTGTCCTGTTTCTAGTAGACTGACAGGAGCTTGTAGCCCAGACTTCAAGAAACATCCTCTCATCAG ATTCAGGGAGGACAAAGCCAACTACTCCTTAAACACAGATGACCCCATGATCTTAAACTCCACCTTGAACTCAGACTATCTGGTGGCGCTGAAAGACATGGGCTTCACTGAAGAGGAATTCAAGAGACTG AACATAAATGCAGCTAAGTCCTGCTTCCTTCCTGCAAAGGAGAAAGAGGAGCTTGTTAATCAACTTTATGAGGCCTATGGCATGCTGAACAGCACCAGCTTTTAA
- the LOC127419614 gene encoding adenosine deaminase-like isoform X3 has product MRDLCTLKEPSTLTDFLGKFEHYMHAIAGDREAIKRIAYEFVETKATEGVIYVEARYSPHFLANKGVDPLPWGQKEGDITPEDVVRLVNEGFSEGEKAFKTKARSILCCMRDMPNWSMEVVELCKKYSNDGVVAIDLAGDESKDCEACPGHKKAFEKAVTYAVHRTVHAGEVGPPSVVREAVDVLKAERIGHGYHTLEDEALYKRLLKEDMHFEMCPVSSRLTGACSPDFKKHPLIRFREDKANYSLNTDDPMILNSTLNSDYLVALKDMGFTEEEFKRLNINAAKSCFLPAKEKEELVNQLYEAYGMLNSTSF; this is encoded by the exons ATGAGAGACCTGTGCACACTTAAAGAGCCATCCACACTCACAGATTTCCTTGGCAAGTTTGAGCACTACATGCATGCCATTGC AGGAGACAGAGAGGCCATCAAGAGGATAGCTTATGAGTTTGTAGAGACAAAGGCCACAGAGGGAGTGATCTATGTTGAAGCGCGATACAGCCCTCACTTTCTGGCCAACAAGGGAGTGGATCCTCTACCATGGGGCCAAAAAGA AGGGGACATCACGCCAGAGGATGTGGTGCGCCTGGTGAATGAGGGCTTTAGCGAGGGGGAAAAGGCCTTCAAAACCAAAGCCAGGTCCATTCTGTGCTGCATGCGTGACATGCCAA ATTGGTCTATGGAAGTGGTCGAGCTATGTAAGAAGTATAGTAATGATGGAGTCGTGGCTATAGATCTAGCTGGAGATGAATCCAAGGACTGTGAGGCATGTCCAGGACACAAGAAAGCATTTGAG AAAGCAGTCACATATGCAGTCCACAGAACAGTGCATGCGGGGGAAGTGGGCCCACCCTCTGTTGTGAGAGAG GCTGTAGACGTTCTAAAAGCAGAACGCATTGGCCACGGCTACCACACGCTTGAAGATGAAGCACTGTACAAACGACTGCTTAAAGAAGACATGCATTTTGAG ATGTGTCCTGTTTCTAGTAGACTGACAGGAGCTTGTAGCCCAGACTTCAAGAAACATCCTCTCATCAG ATTCAGGGAGGACAAAGCCAACTACTCCTTAAACACAGATGACCCCATGATCTTAAACTCCACCTTGAACTCAGACTATCTGGTGGCGCTGAAAGACATGGGCTTCACTGAAGAGGAATTCAAGAGACTG AACATAAATGCAGCTAAGTCCTGCTTCCTTCCTGCAAAGGAGAAAGAGGAGCTTGTTAATCAACTTTATGAGGCCTATGGCATGCTGAACAGCACCAGCTTTTAA
- the LOC127419614 gene encoding adenosine deaminase-like isoform X2 — MENQLLINLRRRGITLPKSTVAEMRDLCTLKEPSTLTDFLGKFEHYMHAIAGDREAIKRIAYEFVETKATEGVIYVEARYSPHFLANKGVDPLPWGQKEGDITPEDVVRLVNEGFSEGEKAFKTKARSILCCMRDMPNWSMEVVELCKKYSNDGVVAIDLAGDESKDCEACPGHKKAFEKAVTYAVHRTVHAGEVGPPSVVREAVDVLKAERIGHGYHTLEDEALYKRLLKEDMHFEMCPVSSRLTGACSPDFKKHPLIRFREDKANYSLNTDDPMILNSTLNSDYLVALKDMGFTEEEFKRLNINAAKSCFLPAKEKEELVNQLYEAYGMLNSTSF, encoded by the exons ATGGAAAACCAGCTTTTGATAAACCTAAG GAGGCGAGGAATCACTCTTCCTAAAAGCACTGTGGCTGAAATGAGAGACCTGTGCACACTTAAAGAGCCATCCACACTCACAGATTTCCTTGGCAAGTTTGAGCACTACATGCATGCCATTGC AGGAGACAGAGAGGCCATCAAGAGGATAGCTTATGAGTTTGTAGAGACAAAGGCCACAGAGGGAGTGATCTATGTTGAAGCGCGATACAGCCCTCACTTTCTGGCCAACAAGGGAGTGGATCCTCTACCATGGGGCCAAAAAGA AGGGGACATCACGCCAGAGGATGTGGTGCGCCTGGTGAATGAGGGCTTTAGCGAGGGGGAAAAGGCCTTCAAAACCAAAGCCAGGTCCATTCTGTGCTGCATGCGTGACATGCCAA ATTGGTCTATGGAAGTGGTCGAGCTATGTAAGAAGTATAGTAATGATGGAGTCGTGGCTATAGATCTAGCTGGAGATGAATCCAAGGACTGTGAGGCATGTCCAGGACACAAGAAAGCATTTGAG AAAGCAGTCACATATGCAGTCCACAGAACAGTGCATGCGGGGGAAGTGGGCCCACCCTCTGTTGTGAGAGAG GCTGTAGACGTTCTAAAAGCAGAACGCATTGGCCACGGCTACCACACGCTTGAAGATGAAGCACTGTACAAACGACTGCTTAAAGAAGACATGCATTTTGAG ATGTGTCCTGTTTCTAGTAGACTGACAGGAGCTTGTAGCCCAGACTTCAAGAAACATCCTCTCATCAG ATTCAGGGAGGACAAAGCCAACTACTCCTTAAACACAGATGACCCCATGATCTTAAACTCCACCTTGAACTCAGACTATCTGGTGGCGCTGAAAGACATGGGCTTCACTGAAGAGGAATTCAAGAGACTG AACATAAATGCAGCTAAGTCCTGCTTCCTTCCTGCAAAGGAGAAAGAGGAGCTTGTTAATCAACTTTATGAGGCCTATGGCATGCTGAACAGCACCAGCTTTTAA
- the LOC127419625 gene encoding cAMP-dependent protein kinase inhibitor gamma-like isoform X1, with protein MCNEWAFRKQMMADVEASYSEFINCDRTGRRNAVPDIKGDGVVAGTSELTKDMAQMDLKATEGDASGSPTPEAESSGNQDNPGNEGPS; from the exons GTGTAATGAGTGGGCATTTCGTAAGCAGATGATGGCAGACGTTGAGGCGTCATACTCTGAGTTTATAAACTGTGATCGTACGGGTCGCAGGAACGCAGTGCCAGACATTAAAGGAGACGGGGTAGTGGCGGGGACCAGTGAACTTACCAAAGACATGGCTCAGATGGACCTGAAAGCCACTG AGGGAGATGCCTCCGGATCTCCAACCCCTGAAGCGGAGTCATCTGGAAACCAGGACAATCCGGGGAACGAAGGACCGTCATAA